A stretch of the Macaca thibetana thibetana isolate TM-01 chromosome X, ASM2454274v1, whole genome shotgun sequence genome encodes the following:
- the CXCR3 gene encoding C-X-C chemokine receptor type 3 translates to MVLEVSDHQVLNDAEVAALLENFSSSYDYGENESDSCCTSPPCPQDFSLNFDRAFLPALYSLLFLLGLLGNGAVAAVLLSRRAALSSTDTFLLHLAVADTLLVLTLPLWAVDAAVQWVFGSGLCKVAGALFNINFYAGALLLACISFDRYLNIVHATQLYRRGPPARVTLTCLAVWGLCLLFALPDFIFLSAHHDERLNATHCQYNFPQVGRTALRVLQLVAGFLLPLLVMAYCYAHILAVLLVSRGQRRLRAMRLVVVVVVAFALCWTPYHLVVLVDILMDLGALARNCGRESRVDVAKSVTSGLGYMHCCLNPLLYAFVGVKFRERMWMLLLRLGCPNQRGLQRQPSSSRRDSSWSETSEASYSGL, encoded by the coding sequence GTGAGTGACCACCAAGTGCTAAATGACGCCGAGGTTGCTGCCCTCCTGGAGAACTTCAGCTCTTCCTATGACTATGGAGAAAACGAGAGTGACTCGTGCTGTACCTCCCCGCCCTGCCCACAGGACTTCAGCCTGAACTTCGACCGGGCCTTCCTGCCAGCCCTCTACAGCCTCCTCTTTCTGCTGGGGCTGCTGGGCAACGGCGCGGTGGCAGCGGTGCTGCTGAGCCGGCGGGCAGCCCTGAGCAGCACCGACACCTTCCTGCTCCACCTGGCTGTGGCAGACACGCTGCTGGTGCTGACGCTCCCACTCTGGGCAGTGGACGCTGCCGTCCAGTGGGTCTTTGGCTCTGGCCTCTGCAAAGTGGCAGGTGCCCTCTTCAACATCAACTTCTACGCAGGGGCCCTCCTGCTGGCCTGCATCAGCTTTGACCGCTACCTGAACATAGTGCACGCCACCCAGCTCTACCGCAGGGGGCCCCCGGCCCGCGTGACCCTCACCTGCCTGGCTGTCTGGGGGCTCTGCCTGCTCTTCGCCCTCCCAGACTTCATCTTCCTGTCGGCCCACCATGACGAGCGCCTCAACGCCACCCACTGCCAGTACAACTTCCCACAGGTGGGCCGCACGGCTCTGCGGGTGCTGCAGCTGGTGGCTGGCTTTCTGCTGCCCCTGCTGGTCATGGCCTACTGCTATGCCCACATCCTGGCCGTGCTGCTGGTCTCCAGGGGCCAGCGGCGCCTGCGGGCCATGCGGCTGGTGGTGGTGGTCGTGGTGGCCTTTGCCCTCTGCTGGACCCCCTATCACCTGGTGGTGCTGGTGGACATCCTCATGGACCTGGGCGCTTTAGCCCGGAACTGTGGCCGAGAAAGCAGGGTAGACGTGGCCAAGTCGGTCACCTCAGGCCTGGGCTACATGCACTGCTGCCTCAACCCGCTGCTCTATGCCTTTGTAGGGGTCAAGTTCCGGGAGCGGATGTGGATGCTGCTCTTGCGCCTGGGCTGCCCCAACCAGAGAGGGCTCCAGAGGCAGCCATCGTCTTCCCGCCGGGATTCATCCTGGTCTGAGACCTCAGAGGCCTCCTACTCGGGCTTGTGA